In Fusarium oxysporum f. sp. lycopersici 4287 chromosome 12, whole genome shotgun sequence, one DNA window encodes the following:
- a CDS encoding scytalone dehydratase — MGAMVTSRVDPADALQVAAITFDWGDSLDAKDWDRLASIVAPELVVDYTVVTGEKWDAMPAKDFVAMVSDPGFVGDALVDSQHFIGASKYEVLSDGRIVGTHQLRAAHQRYTGPDKKTVEAKGHCHAVMQHTYAKVDGEWKLAGLKPTMYWNEHDFSKIFKGSQ; from the exons ATGGGCGCCATGGTTACTTCAAGAGTCGATCCCGCTG atGCCCTGCAGGTTGCTGCAATTACTTTCGACTGGGGAGACAGCCTCGATGCAAAG GACTGGGATCGCCTGGCCAGCATCGTCGCCCCAGAACTGGTT GTCGATTATACCGTCGTGACGGGTGAAAAGTGGGATGCCATGCCAGCTAAAGACTTTGTCGCCATGGTTTCAGACCCAGGATTTGTTGGCGACGCTCTTGTTGACAGCCAGCATTTTATCGGGGCTTCCAAATATGAAGTTCTCTCAGATGGCCGTATAGTTGGTACTCACCAGCTCCGAGCTGCCCACCAGCGATATACAGGGCCTGATAAGAAGACTGTTGAGGCCAAGGGCCACTGCCATGCTGTTATGCAACATACTTATGCAAAGGTTGATGGCGAATGGAAGTTGGCGGGCTTAAAGCCGACCATGTACTGGAATGAGCATGATTT